A region of the Deinococcus psychrotolerans genome:
GTGGGCATGGTGGCCAGCCAGGCCAGCCCCGAACAGATTGCTGAGCTGGACATTCTGGCCCAGCAGATGGTGAAAAAAGCCTGCGATGGCCAGACCTTCGAGGACGAAGACCGCGAGTTTCACTTGACGCTGTATCGCCCGCTGAACAACCCCTTCCTCAACCGACTGGTCGAACTGTTCTGGGAAGTGTTCCGTCGCCTGCACGGCAGCGAGGGTGTGACCCACTGGAACCTGGAACAGACCGCTCAGGATCACGTCGCCATCGTCGAGGCGCTGCAGGCTGGCAAGGCAAGTCAACTCACCAAGGCCATGCACAACCACTTTCGTCAGATCAAGCAGCGACTCGATCCCCAGACCTCAGCCGAT
Encoded here:
- a CDS encoding FadR/GntR family transcriptional regulator, yielding MAARIPAYRQAQTSIKQYIEDHQLQPGDPLPPEGQLAKDMGMSRLSLREGVKTLEAVGILEARQGEGIYVKAFTFDSIFENLPYSLASDGQSLRDLLQVRTALEEGLVGMVASQASPEQIAELDILAQQMVKKACDGQTFEDEDREFHLTLYRPLNNPFLNRLVELFWEVFRRLHGSEGVTHWNLEQTAQDHVAIVEALQAGKASQLTKAMHNHFRQIKQRLDPQTSADPQTPDQPVPQSTHP